A portion of the Chryseobacterium tructae genome contains these proteins:
- a CDS encoding tetratricopeptide repeat protein encodes MKKLILGMAIVASALVFGQKGDVNAQLQAANKAAMDAYNAKNYAAAAPKFVEVYDLLKANKQDNKLYMYYAGLSHALANNSDEAIKIYTDLVNSGFTGVETSYTAKEKKTGNVVPLDKATWELMKKNSDYTDFKSEQSKGVEVDLYETLSSLLLNAKKPNEALVIIEKGLVKYPNNAKLKEDQTNAYLASGNTEKFVVGLKEQLAKNPNDATNWYNLGVMQAKTPATVNDALESFKKAIELKPDFANAYQNLVYTTIGDDSKIVTEINALRKDKPDAATKLIDERKARFTQALPFAESWYKADPKNIDAVSTLKEIYVVTKNMDKVKEMKAKEAELSAAAK; translated from the coding sequence ATGAAGAAACTAATTTTAGGGATGGCTATCGTAGCATCAGCTTTGGTTTTCGGACAGAAGGGAGATGTAAATGCTCAGCTTCAGGCTGCTAACAAAGCGGCTATGGATGCATATAATGCAAAAAATTATGCAGCTGCAGCACCTAAGTTTGTAGAAGTTTATGACTTATTAAAAGCTAATAAACAAGACAACAAACTATATATGTATTATGCAGGACTTAGTCATGCATTAGCCAACAACAGTGATGAGGCTATTAAGATATATACAGATCTTGTGAATTCTGGATTTACGGGAGTAGAAACTTCTTATACCGCTAAAGAAAAGAAAACCGGAAATGTAGTACCATTAGATAAGGCTACTTGGGAGCTTATGAAGAAAAACTCTGATTATACAGACTTCAAAAGCGAGCAATCAAAAGGGGTAGAGGTAGACTTGTATGAAACTCTATCTTCACTACTTCTTAATGCTAAGAAACCCAATGAAGCTCTTGTAATCATTGAAAAAGGTTTAGTTAAATATCCTAATAATGCTAAGCTTAAAGAAGATCAAACCAATGCTTATCTTGCATCAGGAAATACAGAGAAATTTGTTGTTGGATTGAAAGAGCAGTTAGCAAAGAATCCTAATGACGCTACAAACTGGTATAACCTTGGAGTAATGCAAGCAAAAACTCCGGCTACCGTTAATGATGCATTAGAGTCATTCAAAAAAGCGATTGAGCTTAAGCCTGATTTTGCTAATGCTTATCAAAACCTTGTTTATACAACAATTGGAGATGATTCTAAAATTGTAACGGAGATCAATGCATTGAGAAAAGACAAGCCGGATGCAGCAACTAAGTTAATCGATGAGAGAAAAGCCAGATTTACTCAAGCTTTACCTTTTGCAGAAAGCTGGTATAAAGCAGATCCTAAGAATATCGATGCCGTTAGTACATTAAAAGAAATTTATGTAGTCACTAAAAACATGGATAAAGTAAAAGAAATGAAAGCTAAAGAAGCTGAGCTAAGTGCAGCTGCAAAGTAA
- the menA gene encoding 1,4-dihydroxy-2-naphthoate octaprenyltransferase, with the protein MTDWIKAARLRTLPLSLSGIIMGAFIAKWRLYREGGTWDWKIFALALLVTLLYQILSNYANDYGDGVKGTDAKRINEAEARAVASGKITAKQMKNAVILFSALAFIATIALLYVAFIPNYMNEFYIFIGLGVACILAAIGYTVGKKPYGYMGLGDIFVFIFFGLVSVCGSYFLFTKTFSWDMMLPGTAVGMMSMAVLNLNNMRDIESDKLSGKNSFALRIGFKNAMIYEMILLQLPLILIFAFLGINGFFQEQNYYVFIVMILMFPLMKLRRSIMSVKEPKELDQYLKQVGIMTFIMAILTAAGLNLFN; encoded by the coding sequence ATGACTGATTGGATAAAAGCCGCAAGGCTAAGAACTTTGCCGCTATCATTAAGCGGAATTATTATGGGAGCTTTTATTGCAAAATGGAGGCTGTACAGAGAAGGCGGAACATGGGACTGGAAGATTTTTGCCCTGGCACTTTTGGTAACGCTTTTGTATCAGATTTTATCAAACTATGCCAATGATTATGGTGATGGGGTAAAAGGAACCGATGCAAAAAGAATTAATGAAGCAGAAGCAAGAGCAGTAGCCTCAGGAAAAATTACGGCTAAACAGATGAAAAATGCGGTGATTCTTTTTTCAGCACTGGCTTTCATTGCTACGATTGCATTATTGTATGTTGCTTTCATTCCAAATTATATGAATGAATTTTACATTTTCATAGGATTGGGTGTAGCTTGTATTTTAGCCGCCATCGGATATACAGTAGGGAAGAAGCCTTACGGATATATGGGACTGGGAGATATCTTTGTATTTATCTTCTTTGGATTGGTTTCTGTATGCGGAAGTTATTTCCTGTTTACAAAAACATTCAGCTGGGATATGATGTTGCCGGGAACTGCAGTAGGAATGATGAGTATGGCAGTGCTGAACCTGAACAATATGAGAGATATTGAAAGTGATAAGCTGTCGGGAAAAAACAGTTTTGCATTAAGAATCGGATTCAAAAATGCAATGATCTATGAAATGATTCTGTTACAACTTCCTTTGATATTGATTTTTGCTTTCCTCGGAATCAATGGATTCTTTCAGGAACAGAACTATTATGTTTTTATTGTAATGATCCTTATGTTTCCTTTGATGAAACTGAGAAGAAGTATCATGTCGGTAAAAGAGCCAAAGGAATTAGATCAGTATTTAAAGCAGGTTGGGATCATGACGTTTATAATGGCAATTCTTACAGCAGCTGGACTTAATTTATTTAACTAA
- a CDS encoding DUF4199 domain-containing protein: MTKSPSTLGIILFIATMIVFFVVYTFFSGINYFDISLKTNTFVLPILYTGAAFWSVKTYWNNNRVVTFKEAFKRAFIPMFIGGILSIFSIYAFLNFADTDAKKLLNYQYVQRQKSELDTEYTSARKILKHQKDIDELDQKYKERVQSFAPDVVKGKDMLTASHFSGYFAAILIFYVVLSVFFGAFFRTRSIYQPEETNQD; this comes from the coding sequence ATGACGAAAAGTCCATCAACACTAGGAATTATACTTTTTATCGCTACAATGATCGTTTTCTTTGTAGTGTACACTTTTTTTTCAGGAATCAATTATTTTGATATATCACTGAAAACCAATACTTTTGTATTGCCAATTCTATACACCGGAGCCGCATTCTGGTCGGTAAAAACCTATTGGAACAACAATAGAGTGGTAACTTTTAAGGAAGCTTTCAAAAGAGCATTCATTCCGATGTTTATCGGAGGGATTCTTTCAATATTCAGTATTTATGCATTTTTAAACTTTGCAGATACTGATGCAAAAAAGCTTTTGAACTATCAATATGTCCAAAGACAGAAGTCGGAACTGGATACAGAATATACTTCAGCGAGAAAAATTTTGAAGCATCAGAAAGATATTGATGAGCTGGATCAGAAGTATAAAGAGAGAGTACAGAGCTTTGCTCCAGACGTTGTAAAAGGAAAAGATATGCTTACTGCAAGTCATTTTTCAGGATATTTTGCAGCAATTCTTATATTTTACGTAGTTTTGTCGGTGTTTTTCGGAGCATTTTTCAGAACAAGAAGTATCTATCAGCCCGAAGAAACAAATCAAGACTAA
- a CDS encoding 1,4-dihydroxy-2-naphthoyl-CoA synthase translates to MIEWKTVKEYDDITYKKCNGVARIAFNRPEVRNAFRPKTTSELYDAFYDASEDSSIGVVLLSGEGPSPKDGGWAFCSGGDQKARGHQGYVGEDGRHRLNILEVQRLIRFMPKVVIAVVPGWAVGGGHSLHVVCDLTLASEEHAIFKQTDADVTSFDGGYGSAYLAKMVGQKKAREIFFLGRNYSAQEAFEMGMVNKVVPHAELEDTAYEWAQEILGKSPMSIRMLKFAMNLTDDGMVGQQVFAGEATRLAYMTEEAQEGRNAFLEKRKPNFGDDKWIS, encoded by the coding sequence ATGATCGAGTGGAAAACCGTTAAGGAATACGATGATATTACCTATAAAAAATGTAATGGTGTAGCAAGAATTGCTTTCAACAGACCGGAAGTACGTAATGCTTTCAGACCTAAAACAACGTCAGAATTATACGATGCTTTTTATGATGCCTCTGAAGACTCTTCAATAGGGGTTGTTTTGCTTTCAGGAGAAGGGCCAAGTCCTAAAGATGGAGGTTGGGCTTTCTGTAGTGGCGGAGATCAAAAAGCAAGAGGTCACCAGGGGTATGTAGGAGAAGATGGAAGACACCGTCTAAATATTCTGGAAGTTCAACGTCTGATCCGTTTCATGCCTAAAGTGGTAATTGCCGTAGTTCCGGGTTGGGCTGTAGGTGGTGGACACTCACTTCATGTGGTTTGTGACTTGACTTTAGCGAGTGAAGAACACGCAATTTTCAAGCAAACTGATGCTGATGTAACGAGTTTTGACGGAGGGTATGGATCAGCTTATCTTGCAAAAATGGTCGGTCAGAAAAAAGCTCGTGAAATTTTCTTTTTAGGAAGAAATTATTCCGCTCAGGAAGCATTTGAAATGGGAATGGTAAACAAAGTAGTTCCCCATGCAGAATTGGAAGATACTGCTTATGAATGGGCTCAGGAAATCTTAGGGAAATCTCCAATGTCTATCAGAATGTTGAAGTTTGCAATGAACCTTACTGATGATGGAATGGTTGGTCAACAGGTATTTGCAGGAGAAGCAACTCGTTTAGCATATATGACTGAAGAAGCTCAGGAAGGAAGAAATGCATTCCTTGAAAAAAGAAAACCGAATTTCGGAGACGATAAGTGGATATCGTAA
- a CDS encoding metal-dependent hydrolase, which translates to MKIQFLGQNCFLFTYKDKTILSDPFYNYKKAESGFDITAHKIDYILLTHAHGDHIADVAEVLQHYPEATVIGVPEVCGYFTQAKNRDDVNLGGSAKIGDLKISMVPAHHTSSFPDGSYGGVPVGYIFRLPEGKNVYLAGDTGVMADMELFPRLYGNIDLSILPIGSHYTMCPRKASFAAAELLKTPKVIGCHFDTFPAIEINHESALKHFADKNVELVLPKLGETFEF; encoded by the coding sequence ATGAAAATACAATTTTTAGGGCAAAATTGTTTCCTGTTCACGTATAAGGACAAAACAATTTTAAGTGACCCTTTCTACAACTACAAAAAAGCGGAATCAGGTTTTGATATTACCGCACACAAAATCGATTACATCTTGTTGACCCATGCTCATGGCGATCATATTGCCGATGTAGCGGAAGTATTGCAGCATTATCCGGAAGCAACAGTGATTGGAGTGCCAGAAGTATGCGGATACTTTACACAAGCTAAAAATAGAGACGATGTGAACCTCGGAGGATCGGCAAAAATCGGCGATCTTAAAATTTCCATGGTTCCGGCTCACCACACGAGTTCTTTCCCTGATGGAAGCTATGGTGGTGTTCCTGTAGGGTATATTTTCAGATTACCTGAAGGGAAGAATGTATATTTAGCTGGAGATACAGGAGTAATGGCGGATATGGAGCTATTCCCAAGATTATACGGAAATATCGATCTTTCTATCCTTCCAATTGGCAGCCACTACACAATGTGTCCTAGAAAAGCGTCTTTCGCTGCCGCAGAACTTTTAAAAACTCCAAAGGTAATCGGATGTCACTTTGATACATTCCCAGCGATTGAAATCAACCATGAAAGTGCATTAAAGCATTTCGCTGATAAAAATGTAGAACTTGTTTTACCAAAATTAGGAGAGACGTTCGAATTTTAA
- a CDS encoding DUF2931 family protein — MNNRYEWLTLTTADMGYPMEIKGGTFYDEKYEDIAGIPADMTLSSQWWSGDSGVVIAGDQYRPVPFGMKIRWFSYAEDKFYEGDFKLDYEKLSSLFKEGLKCKESSNYKYFKVSIAPGGQVFLYLLGGNSLLVGSYQAKEYVVNDFKKEMHLPLHTEITRNELVNLNIKEMPLQTQQEISEKRINTKIWKDINLHYPWKYTFKVADFNNSFDLKKQKMGVDYINGEEAWCISDVDYLTQSSPKAIPLEIDGEFETSAGRKFTIRIYPGNVNRQEPKMQPYEIRRGREQELVKLFKDFYTKIGKKDFEIHLKLSPDFKTGKVYLKKDNVEQEIPKVQVDIFDMTFDQ, encoded by the coding sequence ATGAACAATAGGTACGAATGGCTGACTTTGACAACTGCCGATATGGGATATCCAATGGAAATAAAAGGAGGTACTTTCTATGATGAAAAATATGAAGATATTGCAGGCATTCCTGCTGATATGACTTTATCGTCTCAATGGTGGAGTGGCGATTCTGGAGTAGTTATAGCTGGAGATCAATATCGTCCTGTTCCTTTTGGTATGAAGATCAGATGGTTTTCTTATGCAGAAGACAAGTTTTATGAAGGTGATTTTAAGTTGGATTATGAAAAATTGTCTAGCCTATTTAAGGAAGGGTTAAAATGTAAGGAAAGTTCTAATTATAAATATTTTAAAGTATCTATTGCTCCTGGAGGACAAGTATTCCTTTATTTACTGGGTGGCAATTCTCTTTTGGTGGGAAGTTATCAGGCTAAGGAATATGTTGTTAATGATTTTAAAAAAGAAATGCATCTGCCTTTGCATACAGAAATTACAAGGAATGAATTGGTAAACCTTAATATAAAAGAGATGCCTCTTCAAACCCAACAGGAAATTTCAGAAAAAAGAATCAATACCAAGATTTGGAAAGATATAAACCTTCATTATCCATGGAAATATACTTTTAAAGTAGCTGACTTTAACAATTCTTTTGATTTGAAAAAACAGAAAATGGGGGTTGATTATATTAATGGTGAGGAAGCATGGTGTATCTCTGACGTAGATTACTTGACACAGTCCTCTCCCAAAGCTATTCCATTAGAGATCGATGGAGAATTTGAAACATCAGCGGGAAGAAAATTTACTATTCGTATTTATCCTGGGAATGTAAATAGACAAGAACCTAAGATGCAGCCTTATGAGATAAGGAGGGGTCGCGAGCAGGAACTGGTGAAGTTGTTTAAAGATTTTTATACAAAAATAGGAAAGAAGGATTTTGAGATCCACTTAAAACTTTCACCAGATTTTAAAACTGGTAAAGTATATCTTAAGAAAGACAATGTAGAGCAGGAAATCCCTAAGGTACAAGTAGATATTTTTGATATGACATTTGATCAATGA
- a CDS encoding DUF4280 domain-containing protein: MSEKHLVCQGAICKCQFGTAPDKLLVKTQSKRYINDKDGSSKLTATHVDIGKTFEKNTFGSCAKMNNNPCQVTITQWSGYYQNITLEDNGGKALLEDSKATCPIGSPDCITIINHGQTAEISQQNTNNARSEVLAEIFPFVDLKKEEVVEEEEDIVKL, from the coding sequence ATGAGCGAGAAACATTTAGTATGCCAGGGGGCTATATGTAAATGCCAGTTCGGCACGGCTCCGGATAAGTTGCTGGTGAAAACCCAGAGCAAACGATACATTAACGATAAGGATGGCAGTAGTAAACTGACGGCTACTCACGTAGATATTGGTAAAACTTTCGAGAAAAATACCTTTGGAAGTTGTGCTAAAATGAACAACAATCCTTGTCAGGTTACCATCACCCAATGGAGCGGTTATTATCAGAACATTACACTGGAAGATAATGGGGGGAAAGCTCTGTTGGAAGACAGTAAAGCGACCTGTCCGATAGGAAGCCCGGATTGTATTACCATTATCAACCATGGACAAACAGCGGAAATTTCGCAACAAAACACAAATAATGCACGTTCCGAGGTGCTTGCAGAAATATTTCCGTTTGTTGATTTGAAGAAAGAAGAAGTTGTAGAGGAGGAAGAGGATATCGTTAAACTTTAA
- the gyrA gene encoding DNA gyrase subunit A, with protein sequence MQKEGERLIPINIVDEMKSSYIDYSMSVIVSRALPDVRDGLKPVHRRVLYGMYGLGVFSNRKYLKSARIVGDVLGKYHPHGDSSVYDAMVRMAQDWSLRYPQVDGQGNFGSMDGDPPAAMRYTEARLKKISDEVLSDLDKETVDFQNNFDDSLQEPTVMPTKVPNLLVNGASGIAVGMATNMAPHNLSESVDAICAYIDNKEITIDELMQHIIAPDFPTGGIIYGYDGVRDAFHTGRGRVVLRAKVNFEEIGNRNAIIVTEVPYQVNKAEMIARTAELVKDEKIPGIHEIRDESDRKGLRVVYELKNDAIPNVVLNLLYKYTALQTSFSVNNIALVHGRPEQLNLKDIIHHFVEHRHEVIVRRTQFELKKAKERAHILEGFMKVIGGQDSLDRAISIIRHSANPQAAKEGLIEAFELSEIQAQAILDLRLARLTGMELDKIREEYDAIMKEIANLEDILASEPRRFQIIKEELIEIKEKYGDERRTEIDYSGGEMSIEDIIPNESVVLTISHAGYVKRTSLSEYKIQSRGGVGNKAATTRDSDFLEYIVSATNHQYMLFFTEKGRCYWLRVFEIPEGSKTAKGRAVQNLINIEPDDKIKAYIRTNNLKDSEYVNQMSVVMVTKNGTIKKTSLEAYSRPRVNGVNAIEIRDNDQLLGAYLTNGSSQIMIATKNGKCIRFPEEKVREVGRGSIGVRGIAMEDNDEAIGMIVVNDVENETVLVVSEKGYGKRTAVEDYRITNRGGKGVITLNITEKTGNLIAIQNVTDEDGLMIINKSGVAIRMGMDEMRVMGRNTQGVKLINLKKNDEIAAIAKVEMDKDVEDDSEELEGMEDVEDIEGEVQEGMESLFGNLEDGNTAPQAEDENSDSEE encoded by the coding sequence ATGCAAAAAGAAGGAGAAAGACTGATTCCTATCAACATTGTTGATGAAATGAAGTCGTCTTATATCGATTATTCGATGTCGGTTATCGTTTCAAGAGCGCTACCGGATGTAAGAGACGGCTTGAAACCCGTTCATAGAAGAGTACTTTATGGTATGTATGGACTAGGGGTTTTTTCGAATAGAAAATATTTAAAATCTGCGAGAATTGTTGGGGACGTTTTGGGTAAATATCACCCACACGGAGACTCTTCTGTATATGACGCGATGGTAAGAATGGCTCAGGATTGGAGTTTACGTTATCCTCAGGTAGATGGACAAGGTAACTTTGGTTCCATGGATGGTGACCCGCCGGCAGCAATGCGTTATACCGAAGCAAGACTGAAAAAAATCTCTGATGAGGTTCTTTCTGATCTTGATAAAGAAACTGTTGACTTCCAGAATAACTTTGACGACAGCTTACAGGAACCTACTGTAATGCCTACTAAAGTTCCCAATCTTTTAGTAAACGGTGCCTCCGGTATTGCGGTAGGGATGGCAACCAATATGGCGCCACACAATCTTTCAGAATCAGTAGATGCAATCTGTGCCTATATTGATAATAAAGAAATTACCATTGATGAGTTAATGCAGCATATTATTGCTCCGGATTTCCCTACAGGAGGTATCATTTATGGATACGACGGAGTAAGAGATGCTTTCCATACCGGAAGAGGTAGAGTGGTTCTGAGAGCGAAAGTTAATTTCGAAGAAATCGGAAACAGAAATGCAATTATCGTAACAGAAGTTCCTTACCAGGTAAATAAGGCGGAAATGATCGCCAGAACTGCAGAACTTGTGAAAGATGAGAAAATTCCTGGTATCCATGAGATCAGAGATGAATCAGACAGAAAAGGACTTCGCGTTGTTTATGAATTGAAAAATGATGCGATCCCGAACGTAGTTCTGAACCTTTTATATAAATATACAGCACTTCAGACTTCTTTCAGCGTAAATAACATTGCGTTGGTACATGGAAGACCGGAGCAGTTGAATCTTAAAGATATCATCCATCACTTCGTAGAGCACAGACATGAAGTAATCGTAAGAAGAACTCAGTTTGAGCTTAAAAAAGCAAAAGAAAGAGCACATATTCTTGAAGGATTCATGAAAGTGATCGGAGGTCAGGATTCTTTAGATAGAGCAATTTCAATCATCCGTCACAGTGCTAATCCTCAGGCTGCAAAAGAAGGCTTGATCGAAGCATTTGAACTTTCAGAAATTCAGGCTCAGGCAATTCTTGATCTTAGATTAGCCCGTCTTACAGGAATGGAGCTTGATAAGATTCGTGAGGAGTATGATGCAATTATGAAAGAGATCGCCAATTTGGAGGATATTCTTGCGAGTGAGCCAAGAAGATTCCAGATTATCAAGGAGGAGCTGATCGAAATCAAAGAAAAATACGGTGACGAAAGAAGAACTGAAATTGATTATTCAGGAGGAGAAATGTCTATTGAAGATATTATTCCAAATGAATCAGTAGTTCTTACAATCTCTCATGCAGGATATGTGAAGAGAACTTCACTTTCAGAATATAAAATTCAAAGTAGAGGTGGTGTTGGAAACAAAGCGGCTACAACAAGGGATTCTGACTTCCTTGAATATATTGTGTCTGCAACAAATCACCAATATATGCTGTTCTTTACAGAAAAAGGGAGATGTTACTGGCTAAGGGTATTTGAAATTCCTGAAGGTTCAAAAACAGCAAAAGGAAGAGCAGTACAAAACCTTATCAATATTGAGCCGGATGATAAAATCAAAGCATATATCAGAACCAATAACCTGAAGGATTCTGAATATGTAAATCAGATGAGTGTAGTAATGGTAACGAAAAACGGTACTATTAAGAAAACTTCATTAGAAGCATATTCAAGACCAAGAGTAAATGGGGTAAATGCTATTGAAATTAGAGATAATGACCAATTATTAGGAGCTTACCTTACAAATGGTTCTTCTCAGATCATGATCGCAACTAAAAATGGTAAATGTATCCGTTTCCCTGAAGAAAAAGTAAGAGAAGTAGGTAGAGGTTCTATTGGGGTTCGTGGTATTGCTATGGAAGACAACGATGAAGCTATTGGTATGATTGTTGTGAATGATGTAGAAAATGAAACAGTTCTTGTTGTATCTGAAAAAGGATATGGTAAGAGAACTGCAGTAGAAGACTACAGAATTACGAACAGAGGAGGAAAAGGAGTTATTACCCTAAACATTACCGAAAAAACAGGAAATCTGATTGCTATTCAAAATGTAACAGACGAAGATGGATTGATGATCATCAATAAATCGGGTGTTGCCATCAGAATGGGAATGGATGAAATGAGAGTAATGGGTAGAAATACACAAGGGGTAAAGCTTATTAACCTTAAGAAAAATGACGAAATTGCAGCCATTGCAAAAGTAGAAATGGATAAGGATGTAGAAGATGACTCTGAAGAACTTGAAGGTATGGAAGATGTAGAGGATATTGAAGGAGAAGTTCAGGAAGGAATGGAGTCTTTGTTTGGTAACCTTGAAGACGGAAATACAGCACCTCAGGCTGAAGATGAGAATTCTGACTCTGAAGAATAA
- a CDS encoding SRPBCC family protein, with product MSSNVYVEAQMLIRKPIEDVFEAFINPEVTTNFWFTKSTGKLEEGKTVTWEWEMYGVKNVVNVHQIIPNQLIKTEWGEPSVHVDYEFKTMENGTLVVIKSYGFTQTGEDLLRQVNDNTGGFTTVLDGCKAYLEHGINLRLIEDKFPSK from the coding sequence ATGAGTTCCAATGTCTATGTCGAAGCACAAATGCTTATCAGAAAACCGATTGAAGATGTTTTTGAAGCATTCATCAATCCTGAAGTAACCACTAATTTCTGGTTTACAAAATCTACCGGAAAATTAGAAGAAGGGAAAACAGTAACCTGGGAATGGGAAATGTACGGCGTAAAAAACGTAGTAAACGTTCATCAGATTATTCCGAACCAACTGATTAAAACAGAATGGGGAGAACCTTCGGTACACGTAGACTATGAATTTAAAACCATGGAAAACGGAACTCTTGTTGTCATTAAGAGCTATGGATTCACTCAAACAGGTGAAGACCTCCTAAGACAGGTTAATGACAATACAGGTGGTTTTACGACCGTTTTAGACGGCTGTAAAGCGTATCTGGAACATGGGATCAATCTGAGGCTGATTGAAGATAAATTCCCATCGAAATAG
- a CDS encoding DUF2235 domain-containing protein: MNNDVKENEDIIKIYTEGIGTEDKKMDQTFPGGALGTGIAIYMRGIKDKVQRGIQQMKDFADKKYFDKGVSIGKVTINVFGFSRGAAAARYFLSQDSLIMIKLNLKSFQDITFNFIGLFDTVASYGILHLNDVIELQLKLKNRAKKIVQLAAADEYRNNFKLTNIDSSVKAGVGYQLTMPGVHSDIGGGYSEVSDEKRYLGEYMVYGDNDITAKKELEKIKKRYIEEGWYQPEQFMITKELKTNFSKLYNLSYSHLYTLYGVRKGLSNSYQYIPFAIMKTFCEKHGKMVFKKTTDNIYTVSKELQTVKGELYDYAIKNDGINSLAVTLPKEQLMWVRNKYLHRSNKDDETFKMDGRYVNGKPERDILKG, encoded by the coding sequence ATGAATAATGATGTTAAAGAAAATGAAGATATTATTAAAATTTATACAGAAGGGATAGGTACGGAAGATAAGAAAATGGATCAGACCTTTCCGGGGGGAGCATTGGGTACGGGTATCGCTATTTACATGAGGGGTATTAAGGATAAAGTACAGCGGGGAATACAACAAATGAAGGATTTTGCCGATAAAAAATATTTCGATAAAGGTGTATCTATTGGAAAGGTCACGATCAATGTATTTGGCTTTAGTCGTGGCGCAGCTGCCGCAAGGTATTTTTTGTCTCAAGATTCATTAATCATGATTAAGCTGAATTTAAAAAGTTTTCAAGATATTACCTTTAACTTTATTGGTTTGTTTGATACCGTTGCATCTTATGGTATCCTCCATTTAAATGATGTTATAGAGCTTCAGTTGAAATTAAAAAATAGAGCAAAAAAGATAGTACAATTAGCTGCTGCTGATGAATACAGGAATAATTTTAAATTGACTAATATTGATAGTTCTGTAAAAGCGGGTGTAGGATATCAGCTTACCATGCCTGGAGTACATTCGGATATTGGCGGGGGCTATAGCGAAGTAAGTGACGAAAAAAGATATTTAGGAGAATACATGGTATATGGAGATAATGACATTACAGCAAAAAAAGAACTTGAAAAAATAAAAAAACGCTATATTGAAGAAGGATGGTATCAGCCGGAGCAGTTTATGATTACAAAAGAACTTAAAACCAATTTTTCTAAACTGTATAATCTTTCTTACAGTCATTTATATACATTATATGGAGTAAGAAAAGGGTTGTCTAATAGCTACCAATATATTCCTTTTGCAATTATGAAAACATTTTGTGAGAAGCATGGAAAAATGGTATTTAAAAAAACAACTGATAACATATATACCGTATCAAAAGAATTACAAACTGTAAAGGGAGAGTTGTATGATTATGCAATTAAAAACGATGGTATTAATTCTCTTGCAGTTACGCTTCCTAAAGAGCAATTAATGTGGGTTCGAAATAAATATCTTCATCGTTCAAATAAAGATGATGAGACATTTAAAATGGATGGACGTTATGTAAACGGAAAACCAGAAAGAGATATTTTAAAAGGTTAA